The following coding sequences lie in one Arachis ipaensis cultivar K30076 chromosome B03, Araip1.1, whole genome shotgun sequence genomic window:
- the LOC107634633 gene encoding uncharacterized protein LOC107634633, which produces MLRYVNKIIHHIIHLFLMEIEPILLAEPCIVQSKRSKVVEDNSKVVVLSKTSVLSETSQDFCNHSESFEKLVRIGLPCNDSVEEKLCWLRSQMIGNDAEFDSPFGRRKLVYADHTASGRSLHFNENFITDHLLPFYGNTHTCDSYVGSRTTKMLHEATTYIKSCLGGGEEDTIIFCGSGTTAAIKRLQEVMGIAVPSILRERVVKSLGKEERWVVFVGPHEHHSNLLSWRQSLAEVVEIGLDDEGLLDMDALKLQLEAYKNTNRPLLGSFSACSNVTGIHSDTRAIARLLHRYNCFACFDFAASGPYVEIDMRSGHSDGYDAVFLSPHKFLGGPDSPGVLLMNKVLYRIGSSPPSTCGGGTVTYVNAFNEKDTLYLENIEERESGGTPPIIQTVRAALAFWVKEYIGYEEIEKREQLYINKALKRLIPNPNIEVLGNTSTKRQAILSFLIYTNTNSYSQEHDELNLWAETGCKRGLPLHGPFVAALLNDLFGIQARGGCACAGPYGHELLHISKSQSLSIRSAVQKGYVGVKPGWTRVSFPYYMNEEDFEYILSAIEFLAVYGQRFLPLYSFNLRNGSWRMKTEEFEEKTKKSNGKFPTKLLGKTPEERKNQSYFDVAKSIASDLPKFPSEGILSLNVDPNVLCFRI; this is translated from the exons ATGTTGCGTTACGTAAACAAAATCATACACCACATTATTCACTTGTTCCTCATGGAGATAGAACCCATATTACTAGCGGAGCCATGCATAGTTCAAAGCAAGAGAAGCAAGGTCGTTGAAGATAACAGCAAGGTTGTCGTTTTGTCAAAAACAAGTGTCTTGTCAGAAACATCTCAGGATTTTTGCAACCACTCTGAGTCATTTGAAAAGCTGGTACGGATTGGCCTCCCCTGCAATGACTCTGTTGAAGAAAAACTCTGTTGGCTTCGGTCCCAGATGATAGGTAACGATGCTGAGTTCGATTCTCCGTTTGGAAGAAGAAAACTTGTGTATGCTGATCACACTGCTTCAGGCCGCAGCTTACATTTCAATGAAAACTTCATCACCGATCATCTTCTTCCTTTCTATG GTAACACTCACACTTGTGACAGTTACGTGGGAAGCAGGACGACAAAAATGCTGCATGAAGCAACCACATACATTAAAAGTTGCCTTGGCGGTGGAGAAGAAGATACAATCATATTCTGTGGTTCCGGCACAACCGCAGCCATCAAGAGGCTCCAAGAAGTAATGGGAATCGCAGTGCCCTCGATTTTGAGGGAAAGGGTGGTAAAGAGCCTTGGCAAAGAAGAAAGATGGGTGGTGTTTGTTGGGCCCCATGAGCATCATTCAAACCTCCTTTCATGGCGGCAAAGCTTGGCTGAAGTGGTTGAGATTGGTCTTGATGATGAAGGCTTGTTGGACATGGATGCCCTGAAGCTACAGCTTGAGGCCTATAAAAATACCAACAGACCATTGTTGGGATCTTTTTCAGCTTGTAGCAATGTCACCGGGATACACTCCGACACGCGAGCCATTGCTCGTCTTCTTCATCGGTACAACTGCTTTGCATGCTTTGATTTTGCAGCAAG tGGTCCATACGTGGAGATTGACATGAGATCAGGGCATAGTGATGGGTATGATGCTGTGTTCCTGAGTCCGCATAAGTTTCTTGGTGGTCCTGACTCCCCTGGTGTGCTCCTCATGAACAAGGTCCTTTACCGTATAGGATCTTCACCTCCCTCCACTTGTGGAGGTGGAACTGTTACCTATGTCAATGCCTTCAATGAAAAG GATACATTATACTTGGAGAACATAGAAGAAAGAGAGAGTGGAGGTACCCCTCCAATAATCCAGACAGTTAGAGCAGCCTTGGCATTTTGGGTGAAAGAATACATTGGCTATGAAGAGATTGAGAAAAGAGAACAGTTGTACATTAACAAGGCACTTAAGAGGCTTATCCCCAATCCCAACATTGAGGTTCTAGGGAACACAAGTACCAAGAGACAAGCTATATTGTCATTTCTCATCTACACTAACACCAATTCTTattcccaagaacatgatgaacttAACTTGTGGGCAGAAACAGGATGCAAAAGAGGCTTGCCACTTCATGGCCCTTTCGTTGCAGCATTGCTCAATGATCTTTTCGGCATCCAAGCTCGTGGTGGTTGCGCTTGTGCTGGTCCTTACGGCCATGAGTTGCTCCATATCAGCAAATCTCAATCACTTTCTATTAGATCAGCTGTTCAAAAG GGCTATGTTGGAGTGAAACCTGGATGGACCCGTGTTAGTTTCCCTTATTACATGAATGAAGAGGATTTTGAATACATTCTAAGTGCCATTGAATTTTTAGCTGTATATGGCCAAAGGTTCCTTCCTTTGTATAGCTTCAACTTGAGAAATGGCAGCTGGAGAATGAAGACAGAGGAATTTGAGGAAAAAACCAAGAAAAGCAATGGCAAGTTCCCTACTAAATTGTTGGGAAAAACTCCAGAAGAAAGAAAGAACCAATCATACTTTGACGTTGCTAAATCCATTGCCAGTGATCTCCCAAAGTTCCCTTCCGAGGGGATACTCAGTTTAAATGTGGATCCCAATGTTCTATGCTTTAGAATTTGA